Part of the Streptomyces sp. RFCAC02 genome is shown below.
CTCCCAGCACCGGTCCGGGTAGACGGCGATGTCGAGGAAGTGGTCCTCGGAGTCGACGCCACCGGGCCAGCGGCGCCTGGGCTCCTCCAGGTTGACGTACCAGTTCTTGAAGGACCACTGCCGGTCCCAGAAGAGCCACACGGACCAGGGCTCACCCGGCCGCGCGAGCTTCAGCACCCCGGCGCCGGACCAGCGCGACCGCACGGTCGTCCGCGGCTTCGTGTAGCGGGTGGCGAGGGGCTCCAGGTGCACGGGGGTACCGTCCGCCAGCTCGGGCTTGACGCACTCGGTGCCCGGGGCGAGCCAGACGGCCAGGAGGTCCGGGGTGTCGCGGACGACGGTCACGGGGCGGCAGATGTGGAACCGCCCCGCGCTGCCGCCCGCGCCGTTGGCCCGGTAGCGCCACAGGATCTGGTCGCCCGGGCGCCACGGATGCGCGCCGCCGTCCCTGTCGGTCCGGTCCGTTCCCGTTGTCATCTCCACATGGTATGGGGGACGGCACGGACGGCGGGCGCATCCGGACGGAACGGGTGGGGTCAGGGGTGTGTCATGCGGAGGACGTCCAAGGCCTCGTCGAGCTGTTCGAGCGTGAGGTCACCGCGCTCGACGTAGCCGCCGTCGAGGACCGCCTCGCGGATGGTCTTGCGCTCCTTCAGGGCGCGCTTGGCGACCTTCGCCGCCTCCTCGTACCCGATGTAGCGGTTGAGGGGGGTGACGACGGACGGCGAGGACTCGGCGTACTCCCGGGCGCGTTCGGCGTTGGCGGTGATGCCGTCCACCGTGCGGTCGGCGAGGAGGCGGGAGGCGTTCGCGAGGAGGCGGATCGACTCCAGCAGGTTCTTCGCGATGACGGGGAGCATGACGTTCAGCTCGAAGTTGCCCGCGGCGCCGGCGGTGGTGACGGTGAGGTCGTTGCCGATGACCTGGGCGGCGACCATGAGGACGGCCTCGGGGATGACCGGGTTGACCTTGCCGGGCATGATCGACGAGCCGGGCTGGAGGTCGGGCAGCGCGATCTCGGCGAGACCGGTGCGCG
Proteins encoded:
- a CDS encoding DUF402 domain-containing protein, producing MTTGTDRTDRDGGAHPWRPGDQILWRYRANGAGGSAGRFHICRPVTVVRDTPDLLAVWLAPGTECVKPELADGTPVHLEPLATRYTKPRTTVRSRWSGAGVLKLARPGEPWSVWLFWDRQWSFKNWYVNLEEPRRRWPGGVDSEDHFLDIAVYPDRCWEWRDEDEFAQAQQAGLLDAEQAARIGAAGRAAVRLITDWGPPFSDNWPAWRPDPRWPTPRLPGDWDRPGSALPAGTGAGRLPDHPRAS